In Dyella terrae, one DNA window encodes the following:
- a CDS encoding efflux RND transporter permease subunit, with product MSLSRFFIDRPIFASVISIILVVAGLVAMIGLPIAQFPEISPPQITVTATYPGASSDVIAQNVAAPIEQQVNGADNMMYMSSTSSSTGNMTLTAYFNIGTDPSLAQVDVQNRVNLALPQLPDAVTSQGVSVQKRSSAFMMVIAIYSPDNSLDQPYVANYANVYVLDAIKRIPGANQASIFGTADYAMRIWLKPDRMAKLGVTAGDVKNAVASQNQQFSAGRIGQSPTPTPVLQTFPIATKGQMTEPSEFENIILRGGASDAAALVRVKDIGRAELGSKDYGLRGRYNGKTATLIAVYQQPGANALDVAKQVRKTLDDLKKSFPPGLDYQIALDTTEFVNESIAEVIHTLRDAVILVILVVYIFLQSLRATLVPLLAVPVSIIGTFIGMSALGFSVNMLTLFGMVLAIGIVVDDAIVVIENVERNMTEFGLPPKEAAKRAMDEVSGPVVAIVLVLLAVFVPVAFLTGITGQLYKQFAVTIAISVVLSGVVALTLSPALAAILLKPGSHKKNKFFTWFNTKFDKWTNSYGRGVQLAIKRVTMSLLLIGGMLVITGGLFKSIPSSFLPVEDQGYLLAAVMLPDAASLDRTGDLSKKAEDWFAKQPSVKSVAAPIGYSLIDSQNKANAGTLFVTLKGFHDRDQTANDLIREGSKEFAKYSDGVIVPINPPSIPGLGTTGGFEFWLQSTGNGNYQALEAKAREFIAKAKQRPELRGINSTINTKSRQFMVEVDRERAESQGVAVQDVYQALQVMFGSLYVSQFPKSSRLFQVILQAEPSYRMKPDDLLNLYVRNKDGQMVPIKSVTTTHFVPGADIVTRFNNFPAAKITGDAAEGYSSGQAIQAMEQVANEVLGSGYAFAWSGQAYEEKSAGSTAVAVFGFAILMVFLILAAQYEKWSLPLGVIMAVPFALFGALVGILLRGMENDVYFQIGLTVLIALAAKNAILIFEFAVEMAHKEHMSPYEAAIHAAKMRLRPIIMTSLAFILGCVPLAIASGASAASRRSLGTGVIFGMLGATVIAVFFIPMFYWGLEVMSGRKKKQAEDKPVEPASTPSLPTPGEEG from the coding sequence ATGAGCCTCTCACGGTTCTTTATCGATCGACCGATCTTCGCATCGGTGATCTCGATCATCCTGGTGGTGGCCGGCCTGGTTGCGATGATCGGATTGCCGATTGCGCAGTTTCCGGAGATATCGCCACCGCAGATCACGGTGACCGCAACCTACCCAGGCGCCAGTTCGGACGTCATCGCACAGAACGTCGCGGCGCCGATCGAGCAGCAGGTGAATGGCGCGGACAACATGATGTACATGAGCTCCACCAGCTCATCGACCGGCAACATGACGTTGACGGCCTATTTCAATATCGGCACCGATCCGTCGCTCGCACAGGTGGACGTGCAGAACCGCGTAAACCTCGCCTTGCCGCAGTTGCCTGATGCCGTGACCTCGCAAGGCGTCTCGGTGCAGAAGCGCTCCTCGGCTTTCATGATGGTGATTGCCATCTATTCGCCGGACAACTCGCTGGATCAGCCGTACGTGGCGAACTACGCCAACGTGTATGTGCTCGATGCGATCAAGCGCATTCCCGGCGCCAACCAGGCCTCGATTTTCGGCACCGCCGACTACGCCATGCGCATCTGGCTCAAGCCTGATCGCATGGCCAAACTCGGCGTGACCGCAGGTGACGTGAAGAACGCCGTCGCCAGCCAGAACCAACAGTTCTCCGCCGGTCGCATCGGCCAGTCGCCGACGCCCACGCCGGTGTTGCAGACCTTCCCGATCGCCACCAAGGGTCAGATGACCGAACCCTCGGAGTTCGAAAACATCATCCTGCGTGGCGGCGCGAGTGACGCAGCCGCACTGGTTCGCGTGAAAGATATCGGGCGCGCCGAACTGGGTTCGAAAGACTATGGTCTGCGCGGCCGATACAACGGCAAGACCGCAACGTTGATTGCCGTTTACCAACAACCGGGTGCCAACGCGCTGGATGTGGCCAAACAGGTGCGCAAGACGCTGGATGACCTGAAGAAGAGCTTCCCCCCGGGCCTCGACTACCAGATTGCGCTGGACACGACGGAGTTCGTCAACGAGTCCATTGCCGAGGTGATCCATACGCTGCGTGACGCGGTAATCCTGGTGATACTGGTCGTTTACATCTTCCTGCAAAGCCTGCGCGCTACCCTGGTGCCGCTGCTGGCGGTGCCGGTGTCGATCATCGGTACCTTCATCGGCATGTCGGCGCTGGGTTTCTCGGTGAACATGCTGACCTTGTTTGGCATGGTGCTCGCGATCGGCATCGTGGTCGACGATGCAATTGTGGTGATCGAAAACGTCGAACGAAACATGACGGAGTTTGGATTGCCGCCGAAGGAGGCGGCCAAGCGGGCCATGGACGAGGTGAGCGGGCCCGTTGTAGCCATCGTCCTGGTGCTGCTGGCGGTATTCGTGCCAGTGGCCTTTCTCACGGGCATCACCGGACAGCTTTACAAGCAGTTCGCTGTGACCATCGCGATTTCGGTGGTGCTGTCGGGCGTGGTGGCGCTGACCCTGTCGCCCGCGCTGGCGGCCATCCTGCTCAAGCCCGGATCGCACAAGAAGAACAAGTTCTTCACCTGGTTCAACACCAAGTTCGACAAGTGGACCAACAGTTACGGCCGTGGCGTGCAGCTGGCGATCAAACGCGTGACGATGTCATTGTTGCTGATCGGCGGCATGCTCGTGATTACGGGTGGCCTGTTCAAATCGATTCCATCGTCGTTCCTTCCGGTGGAAGACCAGGGCTACCTGCTGGCGGCGGTGATGCTGCCCGATGCGGCCAGTCTGGATCGCACCGGCGATCTCTCCAAGAAGGCCGAGGACTGGTTTGCCAAGCAACCGAGCGTGAAATCCGTGGCGGCGCCTATTGGCTACAGCCTGATCGATTCGCAGAACAAGGCCAATGCGGGCACCTTGTTCGTGACGCTCAAGGGTTTCCATGACCGCGACCAGACCGCCAATGACCTGATCCGCGAAGGCAGCAAGGAATTTGCCAAGTACAGCGATGGCGTCATCGTTCCCATCAACCCGCCGTCCATTCCTGGCCTGGGAACGACCGGTGGTTTCGAGTTCTGGCTGCAGAGCACGGGCAATGGCAACTACCAGGCGTTGGAAGCCAAGGCACGTGAATTCATCGCCAAGGCCAAGCAGCGTCCGGAACTGCGCGGCATCAACTCGACCATCAACACCAAGTCGCGTCAGTTCATGGTGGAAGTCGATCGGGAGCGCGCGGAATCACAGGGCGTGGCCGTGCAGGACGTGTACCAGGCCCTACAGGTGATGTTTGGTTCGCTTTACGTGAGCCAGTTCCCCAAGAGCAGCCGCCTGTTCCAGGTGATCCTGCAGGCCGAGCCCAGTTATCGCATGAAGCCGGATGACTTGCTGAACCTGTACGTGCGCAACAAGGATGGCCAGATGGTGCCGATCAAGTCGGTCACCACGACGCATTTCGTGCCGGGTGCCGATATCGTCACGCGCTTCAATAATTTCCCTGCAGCGAAGATCACCGGTGACGCAGCCGAAGGCTACAGCTCGGGCCAGGCCATCCAGGCCATGGAGCAGGTGGCGAACGAAGTGCTCGGCAGTGGCTATGCCTTTGCATGGAGCGGCCAGGCGTATGAAGAGAAGTCGGCTGGTTCGACGGCGGTGGCGGTGTTCGGTTTCGCCATCCTGATGGTGTTCCTGATTCTCGCGGCGCAGTACGAGAAGTGGTCGTTGCCGCTGGGCGTGATCATGGCCGTGCCCTTCGCGTTGTTCGGTGCGCTGGTCGGCATCCTGCTGCGCGGCATGGAGAACGATGTCTATTTCCAGATTGGCTTGACGGTACTGATTGCGCTGGCGGCAAAGAACGCCATCCTGATCTTCGAGTTCGCGGTGGAGATGGCGCACAAGGAGCACATGTCGCCTTACGAGGCGGCGATCCATGCCGCCAAGATGCGCCTGCGTCCCATCATCATGACCTCGCTGGCCTTCATCCTGGGTTGCGTGCCACTCGCCATCGCCAGCGGCGCATCCGCCGCGAGTCGCCGGTCACTCGGCACCGGCGTGATCTTCGGCATGCTCGGCGCCACGGTGATCGCGGTGTTCTTCATTCCGATGTTCTACTGGGGTCTTGAAGTGATGTCCGGGCGCAAGAAGAAGCAGGCCGAGGACAAGCCGGTGGAACCGGCGTCGACACCCAGCTTGCCGACGCCGGGCGAGGAGGGCTGA